One segment of Gopherus evgoodei ecotype Sinaloan lineage chromosome 20, rGopEvg1_v1.p, whole genome shotgun sequence DNA contains the following:
- the NR0B2 gene encoding nuclear receptor subfamily 0 group B member 2, translating to MTTCSMDLDYERCQCHSEENRNAILYTLLSQNLNHKWGSHSPSQQRCLCQRRRTVCLQTPQVTCQAASDVLVKTVSFMKNLPSFQLLPWGDQLLLLNSCWAPLFILGLVQEMVTFEVMETPAPSMLKRILLDGQSKRREPERTQPTLAGVQRLQCCLNTFWSLDLSPKEYAYLKGAVLFNPDVPGLRASLYIESLQREAQRALREVLVPLHPEDQGRFARILLIASTLRSIPPALITDLFFRPIIGNADIIEVITEMLYEITCRQLTLSSHTAS from the exons ATGACCACATGCAGCATGGACCTGGACTATGAAAGGTGCCAGTGCCACAGTGAGGAGAATCGGAACGCCATACTCTATACCCTCCTGAGCCAGAACCTGAACCACAAATGGGGCAGCCATAGTCCATCCCAGCAGCGCTGCCTGTGCCAGAGGCGTCGCACCGTCTGCCTCCAAACACCTCAGGTCACCTGCCAGGCAGCCTCTGATGTCCTTGTGAAAACGGTCAGCTTCATGAAgaacctgccctccttccagctgctgccctggggAGACCAGCTTCTGCTTCTGAACAGCTGCTGGGCTCCCCTCTTCATTCTGGGGCTGGTTCAGGAGATGGTGACATTCGAGGTGATGGAAACCCCAGCCCCTAGCATGCTCAAGAGGATTCTCCTTGATGGCCAGAGTAAGAGACGGGAACCTGAGAGGACACAGCCCACCCTAGCCGGGGTGCAGCGGCTCCAGTGCTGCCTGAACACATTCTGGAGCCTGGACCTGAGCCCTAAGGAGTATGCTTATCTGAAAGGAGCCGTTCTCTTTAACCCTG ATGTTCCAGGTCTGAGGGCCTCTTTGTACATCGAGAGCCTCCAACGGGAAGCACAGAGAGCGCTCCGAGAAGTCCTAGTGCCCCTCCACCCAGAGGACCAGGGCCGCTTTGCCCGCATCTTGCTGATTGCCTCCACCTTAAGGTCCATTCCTCCTGCACTTATCACAGACCTCTTCTTTCGACCAATCATTGGCAATGCAGACATTATTGAGGTGATCACTGAAATGCTGTATGAAATAACCTGCAGGCAACTTACTCTTTCATCACACACAGCTTCCTGA